The following proteins come from a genomic window of Vibrio vulnificus NBRC 15645 = ATCC 27562:
- a CDS encoding tRNA(Met) cytidine acetyltransferase TmcA, which yields MNAQIESLIHIQQHAEQTGWRVGVVLKGPDDWQTALLQGLLSEQSPCSIFVMGEGIASADDVTQCVSVKQGQRLLGQECQLLVVDCRKQFDANSFSAACGALCGGGMLLLLVSEQAANTPWELWLTGQFEQLIQMGCDGITHQPVLPPLPTSATARFAQQQQAVEHVHHVVTGHRKRPLLLTADRGRGKSSALGIASGQLMKTRKMRILLTAPTSAAVEPVFHHAQSQLDGVVWQQSKSKLESENAVLEFVAPDDLLQRLPKCDLLLIDEAAAIPLPMLKRMMEHYHRVVLSSTIHGYEGCGRGFTAKFLPWLQSQRPGMKHLHLNTPIRWLPDDPLESWLNDTFLLNAELPMPENVVLKNLALRLVDKSELLAQPARLRACFALLVNAHYQTSPNDLMQLLSDPNSQLWLAECNSEVLGCLLTVEEGGLESALITQVQLGQRRPSGHLIAISLANHLGLKAVAEQRSLRVMRIAVHPQYQSLGIGQAMLSQLEQQSGQQVDFLSTSFGATESLVRFWLHSQYRPVRVGFSRDAASGCHAVMMVKPLTSRAEHWVEKAERMFEQTLPEWLSSALNDLEPEVVRALLPALGANALPPEALSLIRHYALGGNSFESVLPWLKRWVLMLEASQVEQLLIRKVLQNHTWSECAQMAGLPGRKQVELLLRQHIAALCHEH from the coding sequence ATGAACGCGCAAATTGAATCTTTGATCCATATTCAGCAACACGCTGAGCAAACAGGCTGGCGAGTTGGGGTGGTGCTTAAAGGGCCTGATGACTGGCAAACCGCGTTGTTGCAAGGTTTGCTGTCGGAGCAATCACCTTGCTCAATTTTCGTCATGGGGGAGGGCATCGCCAGTGCCGATGACGTAACCCAATGTGTGTCGGTGAAGCAGGGTCAACGTCTGTTGGGGCAAGAGTGCCAGTTGTTGGTGGTCGATTGCCGCAAACAGTTTGACGCAAACAGCTTTAGTGCTGCCTGCGGAGCACTATGTGGTGGTGGCATGCTGCTGTTGCTGGTCTCTGAGCAGGCGGCCAATACGCCGTGGGAGCTGTGGCTCACTGGCCAGTTTGAACAGTTGATTCAAATGGGCTGCGATGGCATCACTCATCAGCCCGTTTTGCCGCCATTACCCACAAGCGCAACAGCGCGTTTTGCGCAGCAGCAACAAGCCGTTGAGCATGTTCATCATGTCGTAACGGGTCATCGTAAGCGCCCATTGTTGTTAACCGCTGACCGAGGCCGAGGCAAAAGCAGTGCACTTGGCATTGCCAGTGGGCAACTGATGAAAACACGAAAAATGCGTATTTTGCTCACCGCGCCAACTTCCGCTGCAGTCGAACCTGTTTTCCACCATGCACAGAGCCAATTAGATGGCGTGGTGTGGCAACAGAGCAAAAGCAAGCTAGAGAGTGAGAATGCGGTTCTGGAATTTGTCGCCCCCGATGATTTGCTACAGCGCCTACCGAAATGCGATCTCTTGTTGATTGATGAAGCGGCGGCCATTCCATTGCCGATGCTAAAACGAATGATGGAACACTATCACCGCGTGGTGTTGTCATCGACCATTCATGGCTACGAAGGATGTGGCCGAGGGTTTACGGCCAAGTTTTTACCTTGGTTGCAGAGTCAGCGACCAGGCATGAAACATCTTCATCTCAATACGCCCATTCGTTGGTTGCCAGACGACCCTCTTGAGTCGTGGCTCAACGACACCTTTTTACTCAATGCCGAACTGCCGATGCCAGAGAATGTGGTGCTGAAAAACCTTGCTCTACGTTTGGTGGATAAAAGCGAACTGTTGGCGCAGCCAGCACGCTTGCGAGCCTGTTTTGCGTTGTTGGTTAACGCCCATTATCAAACTTCACCTAACGACTTGATGCAGTTACTGTCCGATCCCAACAGTCAACTTTGGCTGGCAGAATGCAATAGTGAAGTGTTGGGCTGCTTGCTCACCGTTGAAGAGGGGGGGCTAGAAAGCGCTTTGATTACGCAAGTGCAGTTGGGGCAGCGTCGTCCTTCAGGTCATTTAATCGCGATCTCACTGGCTAACCATTTGGGATTAAAAGCCGTCGCAGAACAACGCTCGCTTCGAGTCATGCGTATTGCCGTTCATCCTCAATATCAATCGCTCGGGATAGGGCAGGCTATGTTGTCGCAACTTGAACAGCAATCAGGTCAGCAAGTTGATTTTCTTTCTACCAGTTTTGGCGCAACAGAGTCTCTAGTGCGGTTCTGGCTACATAGCCAATATCGCCCTGTGCGTGTCGGTTTTAGTCGAGATGCGGCTAGCGGTTGTCACGCGGTAATGATGGTTAAACCGCTGACATCCCGTGCTGAACATTGGGTCGAAAAAGCCGAACGCATGTTTGAGCAGACTTTGCCGGAATGGCTGAGTTCGGCATTGAATGATCTCGAACCCGAGGTGGTTCGCGCACTGCTGCCAGCGTTAGGAGCGAATGCATTGCCCCCTGAGGCTCTTTCGTTGATTCGGCACTATGCGTTGGGCGGTAACAGTTTTGAAAGCGTACTACCTTGGTTAAAGCGCTGGGTTTTGATGCTTGAAGCCAGCCAAGTGGAGCAACTGTTGATTCGCAAAGTACTGCAAAATCACACTTGGTCTGAGTGCGCGCAAATGGCGGGATTGCCAGGGCGTAAACAAGTCGAGCTGCTTTTACGCCAGCACATTGCAGCCTTGTGTCACGAGCATTAA
- a CDS encoding STAS domain-containing protein, producing the protein MECWLAECLDISSVQECRSQYLQWLESDQPLQLIGSEVRKVDASGIQALVSFIRSVKQTGSTLELTAFSDVLAEGIELLGYELN; encoded by the coding sequence ATGGAATGTTGGCTGGCTGAGTGTTTGGATATTTCTTCGGTACAAGAATGCCGCTCTCAATATTTGCAATGGCTTGAATCAGACCAACCTCTTCAGTTGATAGGAAGCGAAGTGAGAAAAGTGGATGCCTCCGGTATCCAAGCGCTGGTTTCCTTTATCCGTAGCGTCAAACAAACAGGTTCAACACTCGAGCTCACAGCGTTCTCCGATGTTCTTGCCGAAGGCATCGAACTGCTGGGTTATGAGCTCAATTAA
- a CDS encoding response regulator, with translation MVKILAVDDSVSIRQMVSHTLKDAGYDVETANDGSDALQKSKTTKFDVVISDVNMPNMGGFELVRAMRAIPQYKFIPILMLTTETSPEKKMEGKSAGATGWLVKPFNPDTLLKTLKRVL, from the coding sequence ATGGTTAAGATTCTCGCAGTGGACGATTCTGTCTCTATTCGTCAAATGGTCAGTCACACATTAAAAGATGCTGGATACGATGTTGAAACCGCCAATGATGGCAGTGACGCATTACAAAAATCCAAAACCACCAAGTTCGATGTGGTGATTTCCGACGTTAACATGCCTAACATGGGCGGCTTTGAATTAGTGCGCGCCATGCGGGCGATACCGCAATACAAGTTTATTCCCATTCTGATGTTGACCACCGAAACCAGCCCAGAAAAAAAGATGGAAGGAAAATCCGCAGGGGCGACTGGTTGGTTAGTGAAGCCTTTTAATC